In the Burkholderia cenocepacia genome, one interval contains:
- a CDS encoding arylamine N-acetyltransferase family protein, translating into MTDSFDLSRYFSRIGYDGPAEPTLDVLRRLHLLHPQAIPFENLNPLTGARVALDLPALVDKVIERRRGGYCFELNKLFYTALTTIGFRVTPLIARVRWMRPPEIVTAQTHMLLRIDLDGAAWLADIGFGSATLTAPLRFVPGERQLTPHGAFRVIDAPVDGEFDMQFEIPDGWQTTYRFSLKPAEWIDYDAANWFTSTYPESIFVNDLIACRVLPDGRAALLNTVLTLRDAAGAGRTVTFDNAADWAACLRDTIGIDTAGFDLDALFARLAARAAK; encoded by the coding sequence ATGACTGACTCGTTCGACCTCTCGCGCTATTTCTCCCGCATCGGCTACGACGGCCCGGCCGAGCCGACGCTCGACGTGCTGCGCCGGCTGCACCTGCTGCACCCGCAGGCGATTCCGTTCGAAAACCTCAATCCGCTGACCGGCGCGCGCGTCGCGCTCGACCTGCCCGCGCTCGTCGACAAAGTGATCGAGCGCCGCCGCGGCGGCTACTGCTTCGAACTCAACAAGCTGTTCTACACCGCGCTCACGACGATCGGTTTTCGCGTGACGCCGCTGATCGCGCGCGTGCGCTGGATGCGGCCGCCCGAGATCGTCACCGCGCAGACGCACATGCTGCTGCGCATCGACCTCGACGGCGCGGCGTGGCTCGCGGACATCGGCTTCGGCAGCGCGACGCTGACCGCGCCGCTGCGCTTCGTGCCGGGCGAGCGGCAACTGACGCCGCACGGCGCGTTTCGCGTGATCGACGCGCCGGTCGACGGCGAATTCGACATGCAGTTCGAAATTCCCGACGGCTGGCAGACGACCTACCGCTTCTCGCTGAAGCCGGCCGAATGGATCGATTACGACGCCGCGAACTGGTTCACGTCGACGTATCCCGAATCGATCTTCGTGAACGACCTGATCGCGTGCCGCGTGCTGCCGGACGGCCGCGCGGCGCTGCTCAACACCGTGCTGACGCTGCGCGACGCGGCCGGGGCCGGGCGCACGGTCACGTTCGACAACGCAGCCGACTGGGCCGCGTGCCTGCGCGACACGATCGGCATCGATACGGCGGGATTCGATCTCGACGCGCTGTTCGCGCGGCTCGCGGCGCGCGCCGCAAAGTAA
- a CDS encoding amidase encodes MPHGAPQFLAPASISVDPIVRLSAGELSSAIRTKAVSCAETMRAYLDHIERVNGAVNAIVALRDRDALLAEAAEKDAELARGEYRGWLHGMPQAPKDLAMTKGLRTTYGSPIFRENVPQADSVGVARMRAAGAIFIGKTNTPEFGLGSHTFNEVYGATRNPYDLTKSAGGSSGGTAAALASRMLPVADGSDFGGSLRNPAAFCNIVGFRPSQGRVPRWPGVDVFMQQLGIEGPMGRTVGDVAQLLAIQAGYDRNDPLSLAEDPAVFAQPLDADLRGKRIAWVGDWNGYLATEAGVLAQCEHGLATLREIGCDVDAALPAFAPDRIWRLWLTHRHLLSGGGLLAHYRDPARRALLKPEAIYEVEGLLALQGAAVFDASVERTAWHQAVLSFFDRYDFVAAPTAQVFPFDVEQRWPKEIAGRAMDTYHRWMETVVPWTLAGCPVINVPVGFNDAGLPMGMQLIGRPRADLAVLQLAHGYEQAADWVTRRVPAWMAA; translated from the coding sequence ATGCCGCACGGCGCCCCGCAGTTTCTCGCTCCCGCTTCCATTTCCGTCGATCCGATCGTGCGCCTGTCGGCCGGCGAACTCTCGTCGGCGATCCGCACCAAGGCGGTTTCGTGCGCCGAGACGATGCGTGCGTATCTCGATCACATCGAGCGCGTGAACGGCGCGGTCAACGCGATCGTCGCGCTGCGCGACCGCGATGCGCTGCTGGCGGAAGCCGCGGAAAAGGACGCGGAGCTGGCGCGTGGCGAATACCGCGGCTGGCTGCACGGGATGCCGCAGGCGCCGAAGGATCTGGCGATGACGAAGGGGCTGCGCACGACCTACGGCTCGCCGATCTTCCGCGAGAACGTGCCGCAGGCCGATTCCGTCGGCGTCGCACGGATGCGTGCGGCGGGCGCGATCTTCATCGGCAAGACCAATACACCCGAGTTCGGGCTCGGTTCGCACACGTTCAACGAGGTCTACGGCGCGACGCGCAACCCGTACGACCTGACGAAGAGCGCGGGCGGCAGCAGCGGCGGCACGGCGGCGGCGCTCGCGTCGCGGATGCTGCCGGTGGCGGACGGCAGCGATTTCGGCGGGTCGCTGCGCAATCCGGCCGCGTTCTGCAACATCGTCGGCTTCCGTCCGTCGCAGGGCCGCGTGCCGCGCTGGCCGGGCGTCGACGTGTTCATGCAGCAGCTCGGCATCGAAGGGCCGATGGGCCGCACCGTCGGCGACGTCGCGCAACTGCTCGCGATCCAGGCCGGCTACGACCGCAACGATCCGCTGTCGCTCGCGGAAGATCCGGCGGTGTTCGCGCAGCCGCTCGACGCGGACCTGCGTGGCAAGCGCATCGCGTGGGTCGGCGACTGGAACGGCTATCTCGCGACCGAGGCCGGCGTGCTCGCGCAGTGCGAGCACGGTCTGGCGACGCTGCGCGAGATCGGCTGCGACGTCGATGCCGCGCTGCCGGCGTTCGCGCCCGACCGGATCTGGCGTTTGTGGCTCACGCACCGGCACCTGCTGTCGGGCGGCGGGCTGCTCGCGCACTATCGCGACCCGGCGCGCCGCGCGTTGCTGAAGCCCGAGGCGATCTACGAGGTCGAAGGGCTGCTCGCGCTGCAGGGCGCGGCGGTGTTCGATGCGAGCGTCGAACGGACCGCATGGCATCAGGCGGTGCTGAGCTTCTTCGACCGCTACGACTTCGTCGCGGCGCCGACCGCGCAGGTGTTCCCGTTCGACGTCGAGCAGCGGTGGCCGAAGGAGATCGCGGGCCGCGCGATGGACACGTACCACCGCTGGATGGAAACGGTCGTGCCGTGGACGCTGGCCGGCTGCCCGGTGATCAACGTGCCGGTCGGCTTCAACGACGCGGGGTTGCCGATGGGGATGCAACTGATCGGGCGCCCGCGCGCCGATCTCGCCGTGCTGCAGCTCGCGCACGGTTACGAGCAGGCGGCCGACTGGGTGACGCGGCGCGTGCCGGCGTGGATGGCGGCGTGA
- a CDS encoding universal stress protein yields MLKLLVPVGRSPRSLQAVRHATFLYRERCASEVVLINVQAPLESTRLEAWHPLSRLRAIEEKFASGDLAMAERILKEAGVQYTVVVKVGPVADTIAAVATETGCDEIVVVAPRHDPLHTLMAVFRRSVMARLVRISNVPVTAVQ; encoded by the coding sequence ATGCTCAAGCTGCTGGTTCCGGTCGGTCGTTCGCCGCGCTCGCTTCAGGCGGTTCGCCATGCGACGTTTCTGTATCGCGAGCGCTGCGCATCGGAGGTCGTGCTGATCAACGTGCAGGCGCCGCTCGAATCGACACGGCTCGAGGCCTGGCACCCGCTGTCGCGGTTGCGTGCGATCGAAGAAAAATTCGCGTCCGGTGATCTGGCGATGGCGGAGCGGATTCTGAAGGAGGCCGGCGTCCAATACACCGTCGTGGTGAAGGTCGGCCCGGTGGCCGACACGATCGCGGCCGTGGCAACCGAAACCGGCTGCGACGAAATCGTGGTGGTCGCGCCGCGGCATGATCCGCTGCATACGTTGATGGCGGTGTTCCGGCGCAGCGTGATGGCCCGGCTGGTGCGGATTTCGAACGTACCGGTGACGGCGGTGCAATAA
- a CDS encoding nuclear transport factor 2 family protein, whose amino-acid sequence MPHSNTELIQRFYTAFQQRDIDAMLACYADDIVFSDPAFGELRGELARDMWRMLVARAQEFSLTFGEVAADDQAGRAQWSAHYRFAATGRRVVNRIDARFRFRDGRIVEHRDHFDLWRWARQALGMKGALLGWTPFMQRAIRAQARKNLDAYRAKRK is encoded by the coding sequence ATGCCCCATTCGAACACCGAGTTGATCCAGCGCTTCTACACGGCCTTCCAGCAGCGCGACATCGACGCGATGCTCGCGTGCTACGCCGACGACATCGTGTTCAGCGATCCCGCGTTCGGCGAGCTGCGCGGCGAACTCGCGCGCGACATGTGGCGAATGCTGGTCGCGCGGGCACAGGAGTTCTCGCTGACGTTCGGCGAAGTCGCCGCGGACGACCAGGCCGGGCGCGCGCAGTGGAGCGCACACTACCGGTTCGCCGCGACCGGACGGAGGGTGGTCAACCGGATCGACGCCCGCTTCCGGTTTCGCGACGGACGCATCGTCGAGCATCGCGACCATTTCGACCTGTGGCGCTGGGCGCGTCAGGCCCTCGGGATGAAAGGCGCGCTGCTCGGCTGGACGCCCTTCATGCAGCGCGCGATCCGCGCGCAGGCACGGAAAAACCTCGACGCATACCGGGCCAAACGCAAATAA
- a CDS encoding BPL-N domain-containing protein — MRAPADPARVAAIPSTSAIHDMRSRDAIFLMMALVASVAVHAATTGDAARDAASRPVALVYRGPAACDGCPETIATRLRESDYRFRVIYVGPAEPLKITPAALAGAALYVQPGGGQDIPGAAAAIGRHAIRAVRQYVANGGRYLGLCMGAYLAGAQGFGLVAGDIDSEVDRPGSTLHGIADTVTPVVWRGKKRWIYYQDGARLPVAPLGSGGIVLAIYPNKDIAAATYRYGKGRVGLAGPHPEADESWYRENGLKNPDGVAPDMAYDLINATMKP; from the coding sequence ATGCGCGCGCCTGCCGATCCGGCCCGAGTGGCGGCGATTCCCTCGACTTCGGCGATTCACGACATGCGCTCCAGAGACGCGATTTTCCTGATGATGGCGCTCGTCGCGTCAGTGGCCGTTCACGCGGCCACGACCGGCGACGCAGCGCGCGACGCGGCCAGCCGGCCGGTCGCGCTGGTCTATCGCGGTCCGGCCGCGTGCGACGGGTGCCCCGAAACCATCGCCACCCGCCTGCGGGAGTCGGACTACCGGTTCCGGGTGATCTACGTGGGGCCGGCGGAACCGCTCAAGATCACGCCCGCGGCGCTGGCCGGTGCGGCGCTCTATGTGCAGCCGGGCGGCGGCCAGGACATTCCAGGCGCGGCGGCGGCCATCGGCCGACATGCAATCAGGGCCGTGCGCCAGTACGTCGCGAACGGCGGCCGATACCTGGGGCTCTGCATGGGCGCGTACCTGGCCGGCGCGCAGGGGTTCGGACTGGTTGCCGGCGATATCGACTCCGAGGTCGACCGGCCGGGTTCGACGCTGCACGGCATCGCCGACACGGTGACGCCGGTCGTCTGGCGCGGGAAAAAGCGCTGGATCTACTACCAGGACGGCGCGAGGCTGCCGGTCGCGCCGCTCGGCTCCGGCGGGATCGTGCTGGCGATCTACCCGAACAAGGACATCGCGGCCGCCACGTACCGCTATGGCAAAGGGCGCGTCGGCCTTGCCGGCCCGCATCCCGAAGCCGATGAAAGCTGGTATCGCGAGAATGGCCTCAAGAACCCGGACGGCGTGGCGCCGGACATGGCCTACGACCTGATCAACGCGACGATGAAGCCGTAG